CGCCTGCGCGAATCTCCCTGACTTCATCGCGCGCTCGAGACAGCCCGGGTCCGCGCACAGGTAGGCGCCACGGCCGACTCCCGTGGGGTCGTGGACGACGACGCCGTCCGGACGGCGAACCAACCGCACCAGCTCCAGCTTGGGTCGCACCTGCCGGCATCCCACGCACGTGCGCCGAGGACCTTCACGCGGAGACCGCATCCTCGGATCCGGACACGCCCGGATCGTCCCCGCCGCCGCGGCGAGCATGGGTGGCGACCCACTGCTCGGCGGCTGTATAAACCGTATCGGCCCGCTCGCCGACCTCGGCGATGCCGGCGAGCCGCTCCCGCCCCGCTCTCACGATATCCCGCGGAGAACCGAGCCCCGCGGCCACCAGCGCCTCGACCAGCTCCGGGCTCACCCCGCTCAGCGCCGCGAGGGCTGCCCGGTCGCCCCCGGCCTCGTCGGGCTCGGACCGCTCCGTCTCCAGCTCCGACTCGCTCTTGATATCGATGCGCATGCCCGTGAGCTTCGCCGCCAGCCGGGCGTTCTGGCCCTTCTTGCCGATGGCCAGCGAGAGCTGGTTGTCAGGGACGACGACCAGCGCGGAGGGCTGACCCTCGGGGTCGGTATTCTCCGCCATCGTCACCGACGAGACCTTGGCAGGGGACAGGGCCCGGGCCACGAAGGTCGTCGGGTCGTGCGACCATTCGATGATGTCGATCTTCTCGCCCCTGAGCTCCCGGCTGATCACCTGGATGCGGGTGCCGCGCAGCCCGACGCAGGCGCCGATCGGGTCGACGTCGCGCTTGGTCGAGGCCACGGCGACCTTGGCGCGCTCGCCCGCCTCGCGGGCCGCGGCCTTCACCACGACGATGCCCTCCTGGATCTCGGGGATCTCGGTTTCGAAGAGGCGCACCAGATACCCCGGATGCGTCCGCGAGAGCGTGATCTGCGGGCCCTTCGTGGACCGCCGCACCTCGAGCACGTATGCGCGCACGCGGTCCCCCGGATTGTAGCGCTCCCCGGGGATCTGCTCCCGCTCGGGCAGGATCGCCTCCGCCTTGCCGATCTCGAGGATGACGTTCCGCTTCTCGATGCGGTGGACCACGGCCCGGAGGATCTGTCCCTCCTTGCCCTCGAACTCCTTGTAGATCCGATCACGCTCGGCGTCCCTCACGCGCTGCAGGATGACCTGCTTGGCCGTCTGGGCGGCGATGCGGCCGAACTCCTGGGGCGGCAGCTCCTGCTCCAGCTCGTCGCCGATCTCCGCCTCCGGGTTCAGCGCCTTCGCCTCGGTGGCACCGATCTCGAGCTTGGGATCGGTGACCTCCTCGACCACCTTCTTGCGGCAGTAGACCTTGAGCGCGCCGGTCTTGCGGTCGATCTCCATCCGGACGTTTTCGGCCGCGCCCAGCGTCCGGCGGGATGCCGAGAGAAGGGCAGACTCCAGCGCTTCAAAGAGGACCTCGGGATCGATCCCCTTCTCGCGTCCGATCTGCTCGATCACCAGCAACAGCTCCCGGTTCATCCCTCTCCCCGCCTCGGCCAGGGCACCTCCGCGTCCAGGCGCGCCTTGGTGACAACCGCCCGCGGCAACTCCACCCGCTCGCCCTCGCGCTCCAGCACCAGGCACTCCGGCACCACCTCGGCGAGCCGGCCGCGCACCTCGGCCCCACCGGCCAGCCAGCAACGCACGCGCTTGCCGGTCGCCCAGCGGTACTCGCGCTCGGTGCGCAGCTGCCGGTCCAGCCCGGGCGACGACACCTCCAGATCGTAGGACTCGGCGATCAGTCCCGCGACGTCCAGCAGATCGCCGACCTCGCGGCTCAGCCGCTCGCAGTCCCCGATGGCGACGCCGCCTGGCTTGTCGATGAACACGCGCAGCACCGCCCGGGGGCGGCGCGGACGCCATTCGAGGTCCACCAACTCGAGCCCGTGGTCGTGGAGCACCGGCTGAATGACCTCCTCGATCTGGGCGCTCCGCTCCTCGTCCTGCATCGTGACCAACCCGCTAAAGTAAAAAACTGGGCAAGGCCCAGTTTTTTGAGACTTTAGCACGTGCATCCGGCGGAGGCAAGCTCATCCGGGCATTTTCAGCGCCCCGCTGGACTTGATGGCCGCCGCTACCTCGGCCTTGGCCACCCGGCTCTCCCGCCGGGTGCGGCGCTCCCGGATCTCCACGATGCCGTCTTTGACGAAGGCGTTGCCGACCGTCACCCTGAGCGGCATGCCCAGCAGGTCGGCGTCCTTGAACTTGACGCCCGGCCGCTCGTCGCGGTCGTCCAGCAGGGCCTCGATCCCGTGGCGACAGCATTCCGCGTAGACCTCCTCGGCCGCGGTCGCCTGGGCCGCATCGCGGACGTTCACGGCGACGATGTGAACCTGGAAGGGCGCGATGGATGGGGGCCAGACGATCCCGTCGGCGTCGGCGAGCTGTTCGATCGCCGCCGCCGCGATCCGAGCCGGCCCGATGCCGTAGCTGCCCATCACGATCGGCTGCTGGCGGCCCTGCTCGTCCAGGTAGGCGGCGCCGAGCGGCGCCGAGTACTTCGTGCCGAGCTTGAAGATGTTGCCGACCTCGATCACGCGCTCGACGGCGAGGGGCTTGCCGCACTCGGGGCACGCCTCGCCCGCGGCCACTGTGTGCAGGTCGACGAAGCGGCAGCGAAAGTCGCGGCCCGGGCTGACGCCGCGGATGTGGACGCCCTCGCGGTTGGCGCCGACGACGTAGGTCCCGGTCTCGAGCGCCTCGTCGGCGAGCACGGGCACGCGCGCGCCCAGCGGTCCGATCGATCCCGCCGGGGCTCCCAGCAGCGCCTGGACCTCGTCGGGACGGGCGGGCCGGAACTCCTCGCCGAGCGCGCGCGCCAGCTTCCGCTCGTGCAGCGCGTGGTCGCCCCGCACCAGCGCCAGGACCGGGCCCATCTTCGCCGCGATGTAGAGCAGCGACTTGATCGTCAGCCGGGGATCGATCTTGAGCAACGCGGAGACTTCGGCGATCGTGCGCGCATTCGGCGTGGCCACCTCCTCGCGCGTCCAGGCTGGAAAGTCGGGTGGGGCCGGAACGCCCCGGGCGAGCTCAACGTTGGCCGCGTAGCCGCAGCCGCCACAGAGCGCGATCTCGTCCTCGCCGGCGGCGCTGGGCGCCATGAACTCGTGGGAGCCGAGCCCGCCCATCATCCCCGTATCGGACCGGACGACGTGGTAGGCCAGGCCGCAGCGGTCGAAGATCCGGCGATAGGCCCGCTCGTGAGCGGCGTAGGAGCGCTCCAGAGCTTCCAGGTCGGGATCGAGCGTGTACGAGTCCTTCATGAGGAACTCGCGGGTGCGAAGCACGCCCGAGCGCGGGCGCGCCTCGTCGCGCTCCTTGGTCTGGATCTGGTACCAGATCTGGGGCAGGTCGCGGTAGGAGCGGATCTCCCGGGCCGCCAGCCAGGCCACCACCTCCTCGTGCGTCATGCCCAGGCACATGTCGGCGCCCTTGCGGTCCTTCAGCTTGAACATTTCGGGAATACCGTCCCACCGGCCGGTCTTCTGCCAGATCTCGGCGGGCTGGAGCACCGGCATGGT
The sequence above is a segment of the Candidatus Methylomirabilota bacterium genome. Coding sequences within it:
- a CDS encoding proline--tRNA ligase, with the protein product MRLSKALVATLREDPAEAEALSHKLMLRAGLVRQLAAGIYVYLPLGQRVIDKINAIIREEMNAIGGQEITMPVLQPAEIWQKTGRWDGIPEMFKLKDRKGADMCLGMTHEEVVAWLAAREIRSYRDLPQIWYQIQTKERDEARPRSGVLRTREFLMKDSYTLDPDLEALERSYAAHERAYRRIFDRCGLAYHVVRSDTGMMGGLGSHEFMAPSAAGEDEIALCGGCGYAANVELARGVPAPPDFPAWTREEVATPNARTIAEVSALLKIDPRLTIKSLLYIAAKMGPVLALVRGDHALHERKLARALGEEFRPARPDEVQALLGAPAGSIGPLGARVPVLADEALETGTYVVGANREGVHIRGVSPGRDFRCRFVDLHTVAAGEACPECGKPLAVERVIEVGNIFKLGTKYSAPLGAAYLDEQGRQQPIVMGSYGIGPARIAAAAIEQLADADGIVWPPSIAPFQVHIVAVNVRDAAQATAAEEVYAECCRHGIEALLDDRDERPGVKFKDADLLGMPLRVTVGNAFVKDGIVEIRERRTRRESRVAKAEVAAAIKSSGALKMPG
- a CDS encoding YlxR family protein, with the protein product MLAAAAGTIRACPDPRMRSPREGPRRTCVGCRQVRPKLELVRLVRRPDGVVVHDPTGVGRGAYLCADPGCLERAMKSGRFAQAFRKPCEAGASLEMVVRAAGRPGAAVRAAGQPGAPAPEASGKRIVDRRR
- the nusA gene encoding transcription termination factor NusA, yielding MNRELLLVIEQIGREKGIDPEVLFEALESALLSASRRTLGAAENVRMEIDRKTGALKVYCRKKVVEEVTDPKLEIGATEAKALNPEAEIGDELEQELPPQEFGRIAAQTAKQVILQRVRDAERDRIYKEFEGKEGQILRAVVHRIEKRNVILEIGKAEAILPEREQIPGERYNPGDRVRAYVLEVRRSTKGPQITLSRTHPGYLVRLFETEIPEIQEGIVVVKAAAREAGERAKVAVASTKRDVDPIGACVGLRGTRIQVISRELRGEKIDIIEWSHDPTTFVARALSPAKVSSVTMAENTDPEGQPSALVVVPDNQLSLAIGKKGQNARLAAKLTGMRIDIKSESELETERSEPDEAGGDRAALAALSGVSPELVEALVAAGLGSPRDIVRAGRERLAGIAEVGERADTVYTAAEQWVATHARRGGGDDPGVSGSEDAVSA
- a CDS encoding ribosome maturation factor RimP, which produces MQDEERSAQIEEVIQPVLHDHGLELVDLEWRPRRPRAVLRVFIDKPGGVAIGDCERLSREVGDLLDVAGLIAESYDLEVSSPGLDRQLRTEREYRWATGKRVRCWLAGGAEVRGRLAEVVPECLVLEREGERVELPRAVVTKARLDAEVPWPRRGEG